TGAAAAACATACCCGCACACAATACCACCAGCACCAGCCACTTTAATCTACTCATCCTTCCCTCCTTTCCCTCTTTATTTCTCCTCCATTAAAGGGGATGAAGATTGAGGGTGCTAAAGCGTTCCTGTATTCTCCACCCCCACCTATTTCCTCCCCCCTCATATGGGAAGGATTTCTTCTTTCCCCTCGTCCTTAGAGGGCAGAGACAGGGTGAAGGCTACCTCCTCTCTCCCTATCATCCTGTCCATTTCAATTCTTCTTAACCCTCTTTTTATATACTACTCTTTATATACTTTCTGTCAAATTTTTTATACTGTCTTTAAAAACAATTTCACTTTATCTAATGAAACTGTAATTCCCAGAAGTGGTAATACTCACCCTTCTTTTCAATTAACTGGTTATGTGTCCCTTCTTCCACTATCTCACCCTCTTTAAGGACAATAATTCTGTCAACACTTCTTAACGTGGAGAGACGGTGTGCGATGATAAAGACGGTCCTTCCTTTCATTATTCTTTCCATCGCTTCCTGCAAAATCTTCTCTGAATGGCTATCAAGGGATGCAGTTGCCTCATCAAGTATAAGAATTTCCGGGTCCCTGTATATTGCCCTCGCAACAGATACCAGTTGTTTCTGTCCTCCAGAAAAAGACGTTCCCCGTTCTCCTGCGATGGTATCATAACCATCAGGAAGTGATTCTATGAAGTCCTTTATCCCTGCTATCTCCACTGCTTTTCTAATCTTCTCCATATCAGGGTCTTCTGAAAGTACTATATTTCTTTTAAGTGTATCATTAAAAAGTATGGGCTCCTGCGGAACAAACCCGATATGTGCTCTGAGTGTTTCCAGTTTATATTCCCTTATATCCTTACCATCTATTAAGATACAGCCCTGTTCTGGTTCATAAAATCTTAGAAGAAGTCCTATAAGAGATGTCTTTCCCACCCCTGTAGGACCTACAATACCGAGCCGCTCTCCTTTTCTGAGGGAAAAAGAAACATTTTTAAGGACCTCCTTTTTTCCATAAGAGAAATATACCCCTTGAAACTCAATACTCTCCTTTAATCCTGAAAAGACCTCTTTACCTGTATCTCTAACACTTATCTTCGTATCCAGAAAGGAAAATATACGTGGTAGTGCAGAAGAGTCCTGCTTAATACTTACATAGTCACTGCCTATACTTTTAAGAGGACTTATAATAGAAAAGAGAGCAACAAAGAAAAGGATGAGAAAGCCGGAACTTAAAGAACCCGACATTACTTTCATTGCTCCATAATACAGAAGACCGCTTGCCCCGAGTACAGACATAACCTCTGTAAAGGGACCTATAAGAAGAATTCTTCTGGTGGCTTTCATAACTGTTTTGAATATCCTTTCATTTTCCGCAGTAAATCTATTAATTATCTCTTCTTCCTGGTTATATGCCTTTATGATTTGTTGCCCATACACCCCTTCATGTATAAGATTTCCTATTCTCGCATGGCTCTCCTGAACCTTTCTTCCTAACTTCCTCAATTTCTTTCCTGTCCTGTATATCGGATAAAGAAGTGGCGGAAATATCAGGATGGCAAGTAAACTCATTCTCCAGTCAATGGTAAAAATAATCACAAGATACACTACTGCCAATGTCCCCTGAAAGATAATCCCTGGCAGATGTGCCACAAACATCTGCCTTAAAAGGTTGACATCATATATCAGCCGGGATGTAATCTCTCCTGCCCTCCCATATACAAAGAAGTCCATTGAGAGTGTTGCCATCTTTCTGTACATTTTATTCCTGATATCAGTAAGAAGTCGGATTCCAAAAAGGTTAAAATAGTAACGGTTCAGATAGGAAAAGAGTCCTTTCAACCCAATGGAAATTATTATAAAGATAATAAGATATTTCAGAACATCAGCGGGGGGAAGTAAATTCAAAAAGTTTATAACAGGTTCTAAATGTCTGCTTATAGCAGAAGGAATTTTTTCCGGAAGCAGTATCTTTTTCCCGGCAATGATATTGTCCATCAGGGGCACTATGGAAAATATGGAGATACCGTTCAGGAGAGAATTTAATACCATAAAGACCACACCTGTAATAAAATATCCCCATTTCAACTCTACATAGTTCCTTATTCTAAATATCTCTTTTATCATCTTTTTGGAATCCTCTTAGCAAAAACATTGCCACTTTCTCGCTTACACTGCCTCCATCCATCATACCATATAGACGTGCAAATTCATCCATCTGTTTTTTATATAAAATGCCTTTATCCAGCAGGTCTTTTATATCATCAAGTATTGCTCTATAAGAAAAGTGTTGTATATATTCAGGAACAACCTTTTCCCCCAGTATAAGATTTAATGGACTTATCATATCTAATTTTACCATCAATCTGGCAATTATATAATTAAAATACGATGTCTTATAAAATACGAGGAGCGGTTTTCTGTAAAGACATACCTCTAAATTTACAGTTCCGCTTCCAGCGAGGACTAATGCGGACTTTTTTATAAGGTTATATGGATTTCCTTCAATAATCTCAATCTCTGTGTTATGTCTTTTTAAAATTTTTTCTTCTATATCTTTTATCCTTCTATCAGAAGCAGACAGCAACACCCTTACTTTTCTTTGTTTGGAAAGCAGGTTTACGGTATATATAAATACAGGGAGAAGATATTTTATCTCCTCTTCTCTGCTGCCTGGAAGAAGTCCTATAACAGGAATATCTTCTTTCTCCTGTCTCTCCTCTGGACCATCTACTATCAGGTCTATTACAGGATGTCCAAACCAGAAAGAAGGGATATTTTCTTTCTTATAGATATCCTGCTCAAATG
The bacterium DNA segment above includes these coding regions:
- a CDS encoding ABC transporter ATP-binding protein/permease, producing MIKEIFRIRNYVELKWGYFITGVVFMVLNSLLNGISIFSIVPLMDNIIAGKKILLPEKIPSAISRHLEPVINFLNLLPPADVLKYLIIFIIISIGLKGLFSYLNRYYFNLFGIRLLTDIRNKMYRKMATLSMDFFVYGRAGEITSRLIYDVNLLRQMFVAHLPGIIFQGTLAVVYLVIIFTIDWRMSLLAILIFPPLLYPIYRTGKKLRKLGRKVQESHARIGNLIHEGVYGQQIIKAYNQEEEIINRFTAENERIFKTVMKATRRILLIGPFTEVMSVLGASGLLYYGAMKVMSGSLSSGFLILFFVALFSIISPLKSIGSDYVSIKQDSSALPRIFSFLDTKISVRDTGKEVFSGLKESIEFQGVYFSYGKKEVLKNVSFSLRKGERLGIVGPTGVGKTSLIGLLLRFYEPEQGCILIDGKDIREYKLETLRAHIGFVPQEPILFNDTLKRNIVLSEDPDMEKIRKAVEIAGIKDFIESLPDGYDTIAGERGTSFSGGQKQLVSVARAIYRDPEILILDEATASLDSHSEKILQEAMERIMKGRTVFIIAHRLSTLRSVDRIIVLKEGEIVEEGTHNQLIEKKGEYYHFWELQFH
- the lpxB gene encoding lipid-A-disaccharide synthase, whose translation is MKIGVIAGEKSGDNYGALLIEWIRKFEPDIFVIGTGGEGIRQKADLFIECPYGKMGFSGVITRLPLFYHSFQKVKEILEKENPAFIVFIDNPGFNLKLAGALGKKIPCFYYIPPKVWAHNYNRIRIIKRYIKAVITIFPFEQDIYKKENIPSFWFGHPVIDLIVDGPEERQEKEDIPVIGLLPGSREEEIKYLLPVFIYTVNLLSKQRKVRVLLSASDRRIKDIEEKILKRHNTEIEIIEGNPYNLIKKSALVLAGSGTVNLEVCLYRKPLLVFYKTSYFNYIIARLMVKLDMISPLNLILGEKVVPEYIQHFSYRAILDDIKDLLDKGILYKKQMDEFARLYGMMDGGSVSEKVAMFLLRGFQKDDKRDI